Below is a window of Molothrus aeneus isolate 106 chromosome 14, BPBGC_Maene_1.0, whole genome shotgun sequence DNA.
TACAACGCGCTCACCTACCACAGCGAGCGCACGCTGGGCTTCACCTGCGCCATGGTGCTGCTgatgtggctgctgtgcctgggcgTGGGGCTGCTGCCCCTCCTGGGCTGGAACTGCCTGCGggaccagagctcctgcagcatcctgcGGCCCGTCACCAAGGACAACGCGGCCGTGCTGGCCGtcaccttcctgctgctcttcgCCCTCATGATGCAGCTCTACCTGCAGATCTGCAAGATCGCCTTCCGGCACGCCCAGCAGATCGCCGTGCAGCACCAGTTCATCGCCACGGCGCAGGCCACCTCCACCCGCAAAGGGCTCTCCACGCTCTCGCTCATCCTCGGCACCTTCGCGCTCTGCTGGATCCCCTTCGCCATCTACTCGCTGGTGGCCGATTCCAGCTACCCCGCGGTGTACACCTACTCGCTGGCGCTGCCCGCCACCTGCAACTCGCTCATCAACCCCATCATCTACGCCTTCCGAAACCCGGACATCCAGAAGTCGCTCTGGCTGGCCTGCTGCGGGTGCATCCCCTCCACGTTCTCCTCCAGACCAAGGACATCCAGCGACGTGTGAGGATTGAGCACggagccagaggagctgcctggctctcctgctccttctctttttcccctctgtcGTTATTGTCTCCTGCCGGGAGGAGTCCCCTCCCCGGTCAGCACATCTCGTTCCATGGAAAGATGgccaaaaagagaaaagaaaaaaaaaagaaaaaaaggcaaaagagaaaagcaaagagagaGAGTAGAATGATAATGGTTTCCTttagaaatgttattttcttacacattttattttttatttaaaaacacaaaacaccaaaaaaaaaaaaaaaaaggaaggaaaaaaaagagaaaaagcaaagaaaaaggatCCTCGCACCATGGCGTTTGTCTGCTCTCGGGGTAAGGAGCCGGGGGACCAGCGGGCCCCATCCGGGCGGCGCCACCCCTCGGGGCTCATCCATGGGCGCATCCCACgggagcaggggatgggcagggaggtgTCGCGTCCCCCCCGGCGGGGCTGGTCCCCAGGCGTGGGGTGGCTGCGCCCGTCCCCCCGCAATCAGGGCCTGCTGCGATGCTATGCAATaaagggggcaggaggggcagggggctgcCCGTGCCTCTGTGCTTGGAGAAGCTCTTTGAGGAGCTGCGGGTGAGGGACACTCGAGGTGTGGCTTGTGGGGCTGtcgcagggctgggggcacccccGGCATCcgttccctccttccccccctccccgaGGAtgtggctggggcagggctggcgctgcggggccggcgggggcAGAGGGGGAGGCCCAGGAAGGGCTCTCCTGGtccagctgggcactggggcgCTGCTTTCCCCCCTTCCACACCAGCTGTTTACATGGGGTGGGGGTTTCATCCAAAGAGGGCTCCGGGCTCGCTGGGGTCCCCGAGAGAGGAGCCTCTGTCACCACACGTGTCACTGCTGATGCTGCCGCCTCAGCCCCGACATTCCCgag
It encodes the following:
- the LOC136562741 gene encoding G-protein coupled receptor 12-like yields the protein MLHGPAAMGEPWPPQPQQQQQRLPGLGNASEPPAWPSAAAAGPGTAAPGGGAAAAGSVSPWDIALCATGTAVAGENALVLAVLFYTPSLRAPMFLLIGSLALADLLAGLGLVANFAVRYLLRPPSEAAELAAAGLLLAAFSASVCSLLAITVDRYLSLYNALTYHSERTLGFTCAMVLLMWLLCLGVGLLPLLGWNCLRDQSSCSILRPVTKDNAAVLAVTFLLLFALMMQLYLQICKIAFRHAQQIAVQHQFIATAQATSTRKGLSTLSLILGTFALCWIPFAIYSLVADSSYPAVYTYSLALPATCNSLINPIIYAFRNPDIQKSLWLACCGCIPSTFSSRPRTSSDV